CGCGGCTAAACACTCGGTGATCAAACTAGAGGCTATAGCTTCTGCTTCTGTTTGGGAGGGAGCTGTTACTAGAACTATAGCGTATTGAGTCATAATTGAGCGATCGCTTTAGGATTAAGTTTACCACTGCGATAACCTTCGAGATCTAGAGTTACGTAGACAAAGCCAAAGGCTTGAAATGCTTTTACCAATTCTGGTAAGTTCGTATTGAGCACAAATTCCTTGATTATTTCCGGTGGTAATTCAATTCTCCCTGTTTCACCTGTTGAGCGCACTCTGAGATTTTGATATCCTAATTGACGTAGATAAGTTTCTGCTCTTCCTACTCGTTGCAATTTTGTTTCTGTTATTGCTTCTCCGTAGGGAAAACGAGAGGATAAACAGGGTTGAGACGGTTTATCCCACCATGGTAGTCCCAAACTTTGGGCTATTTCTCTCACTTCTATTTTAGTAATTCCCAATTCTGCTAAGGGCGATCGCACTCCTCTAGCTTGAGCTGCTTGAATCCCCGGACGATAGTCTTGTAAATCATCTGCGTTTACCCCATCGATGACGTAGGGATAACCCCTCTCTTTGGCTATGGGTTTTAGCTTGTCGTGGAGCTCGCTTTTACAAAAGTAACACCGGTTTACTGGATTACTCGTATAGTTCGGATTTTCCATCTCGTGGGTTTCTATTAACTCATGACGTATCCCAATTACTTCCGCTTGCAGTTGTGCTTCTACTAAAGCAGATGGTAACAAGGATGCTGAGACTGCTGTTATCGCTAGAGCTTGATCTCCCAAAACATCATAAGCGATCTTAGCCACCAGAGTGCTGTCT
This genomic window from Gloeocapsa sp. PCC 73106 contains:
- the larE gene encoding ATP-dependent sacrificial sulfur transferase LarE, which codes for METTAVKIIKLKNLFSELEKAIVAYSGGIDSTLVAKIAYDVLGDQALAITAVSASLLPSALVEAQLQAEVIGIRHELIETHEMENPNYTSNPVNRCYFCKSELHDKLKPIAKERGYPYVIDGVNADDLQDYRPGIQAAQARGVRSPLAELGITKIEVREIAQSLGLPWWDKPSQPCLSSRFPYGEAITETKLQRVGRAETYLRQLGYQNLRVRSTGETGRIELPPEIIKEFVLNTNLPELVKAFQAFGFVYVTLDLEGYRSGKLNPKAIAQL